A portion of the Bacteroides faecium genome contains these proteins:
- a CDS encoding glycoside hydrolase family 2 TIM barrel-domain containing protein → MNKTLLTGLLCCTLTAQSFAGQPLEGFTYASVNAPAGNEWESPENLALNKEQPHAYFFSFQNLENARKVLPENSKFWQSLDGDWKFHWASNPDARPKDFYQTDFDVTSWDVIPVPSSWNIYGIQKDGSQKYGTPIYVNQPVIFQHSVKVDDWRGGVMRTPPTNWTTYKDRNEVGSFRRDFDIPQDWDGREIFISFDGVDSFFYLWINGKYVGFSKNSRNTANFNITPYLQKGKNTVAAEVYRSSDGSFLEAQDMFRLPGIFRTVALYSVPKVHFRDLVATPDLDATYTDGSLTINADIRNLDKKAAKNYKVYYSLYANKLYSDENTLVDGVLSPVIEKIEPNGTGRIQTVFNVKAPNKWSAEFPYRYTLVAELKDKKNKTIEMVSTIVGFRKVEIKDTPASADEFGLAGRYYYINGKTVKLKGVNRHESNPAVGHAITREMMEKEIMLMKRANINHVRNSHYPDDPYWYFLCNKYGIYLEDEANIESHEYYYGAASLSHPVEWKNAHVARVMEMVHANVNNPSIVIWSLGNEAGPGKNFVAAYDALKKFDLSRPVQYERNNDIVDMGSNQYPSIGWVRGAVKGKYDIKYPFHISEYAHSMGNACGNLVDYWDAMESTNFFCGGAIWDWVDQSMYNYDPKTGTRYLAYGGDFGDTPNDGQFVMNGIVFGDLEPKPQYYEVKKVYQNIDVKAVNLEKGVFEVFNKYYFKNLADDYQLVWSLYEDGKPVQTSQPMDINVAPRQRMQITLPYNQTLKKDAEYFVKVQFVLKDKMPWAAKDFVMAEEQIQVKAATDRPLISEVAAATATGTLKTHMNPDTKKIEIKGEAFDMKFDLQTGSLYSLKYGDETIIADGNGPKLDALRAFTNNDNWFYAPWFEYGLHNLKHKLIEFTVRDKDDKMVLSFTIESQAPNAASIKGGTSSGKNSIVELTDREFGSNDFKFITNQVWTVYPDGSVELQSGITSNRPTLTLPRLGYVMKVPQQYANFTYYGRGPIDNYADRKSGQFIEQHTNTVAGEFVNFPKPQDMGNHEDVRWCALTNQAGQGASFIATDRLSVSALQYSALDLILASHPYQLPEAGDTYLHLDCAVTGLGGNSCGQGGPLVQDRVFAGQHNMGFIIRPVRGKDLAAVANVAPAGDIPLSITRTPAGIVELTSARKDVVFCYTIDGSKKVQEYTEPIPLRNGGTVRAWYKDNQDISAVMKFEKIESIQMQVVYASSQESGDGDAANLVDGDPSTIWHTMYSVTVAKYPHWVDLDAGEVKEIKGFTYLPRQNGNNGNIKDYSIQVSMDGKEWGEPVKKGTFANNSKEKRVVFDKPVKARYIRFTALSSQNGQDFASGAEVTILAN, encoded by the coding sequence ATGAACAAAACCTTGTTAACCGGTCTTTTGTGCTGTACCCTGACAGCGCAAAGTTTTGCAGGCCAACCATTAGAGGGCTTCACGTATGCTTCGGTGAACGCTCCGGCAGGAAATGAGTGGGAATCTCCCGAAAATCTGGCATTGAATAAGGAACAGCCGCATGCTTATTTCTTTTCATTCCAAAATTTGGAAAATGCTCGTAAAGTGTTGCCCGAGAACAGTAAGTTTTGGCAATCGTTGGATGGCGACTGGAAATTCCATTGGGCATCTAATCCCGATGCCCGTCCGAAAGATTTTTATCAGACTGATTTTGATGTTACTTCATGGGATGTAATCCCGGTGCCGTCCAGTTGGAATATTTATGGTATTCAGAAAGATGGAAGCCAGAAGTATGGAACGCCTATTTATGTCAATCAACCGGTTATCTTCCAGCATAGTGTGAAGGTGGACGATTGGCGTGGGGGAGTGATGCGAACGCCGCCTACCAACTGGACTACGTACAAAGACCGCAATGAAGTGGGTTCGTTCCGCCGCGATTTTGATATACCGCAGGATTGGGATGGACGGGAAATCTTTATCAGTTTCGATGGGGTGGATTCTTTCTTCTATCTATGGATTAACGGCAAGTATGTGGGTTTCTCCAAGAATTCGCGCAATACCGCTAATTTTAATATCACCCCGTATCTGCAAAAGGGTAAGAACACGGTGGCTGCCGAAGTCTATCGCAGTTCGGACGGTTCGTTTCTGGAAGCACAGGATATGTTCCGTTTGCCGGGTATCTTCCGTACGGTAGCTCTGTATTCGGTTCCCAAAGTTCATTTCCGTGACTTGGTTGCTACTCCTGATTTGGACGCGACTTATACGGACGGTTCTCTGACTATCAATGCCGATATTCGTAATTTGGATAAGAAAGCGGCCAAGAATTATAAAGTGTATTATTCTTTGTATGCCAATAAGCTCTACTCTGACGAGAATACGTTGGTGGATGGTGTCTTGTCTCCTGTGATAGAGAAAATAGAACCGAACGGAACAGGCAGGATTCAGACTGTCTTTAACGTAAAAGCTCCGAATAAATGGTCGGCAGAATTTCCTTATCGCTATACGTTGGTAGCCGAGTTGAAGGATAAGAAGAACAAGACGATTGAGATGGTTTCTACGATTGTGGGATTCCGTAAGGTGGAAATCAAGGATACGCCCGCATCGGCGGATGAATTCGGACTTGCGGGACGTTATTATTATATCAATGGAAAAACGGTCAAGCTGAAAGGGGTGAACCGTCATGAATCGAATCCGGCAGTGGGACATGCCATCACCCGTGAGATGATGGAGAAGGAGATTATGTTGATGAAACGTGCGAATATCAATCATGTACGTAATTCGCATTATCCGGATGACCCTTACTGGTATTTCTTATGTAATAAGTACGGTATTTACCTGGAAGATGAGGCGAATATCGAGTCACATGAATATTATTATGGTGCTGCTTCACTTTCTCATCCGGTAGAATGGAAGAATGCGCACGTAGCCCGTGTGATGGAAATGGTGCATGCTAATGTGAATAATCCGTCTATCGTTATTTGGTCGCTGGGTAACGAAGCCGGGCCGGGTAAGAACTTTGTGGCTGCTTATGATGCGTTGAAGAAGTTTGATTTGTCCCGTCCTGTGCAGTATGAACGTAATAATGATATTGTGGATATGGGCTCTAACCAGTATCCGTCTATCGGCTGGGTACGTGGTGCGGTGAAGGGAAAATATGATATTAAGTATCCGTTCCATATTTCGGAATATGCTCATTCGATGGGTAATGCCTGCGGTAATCTGGTGGATTACTGGGACGCGATGGAGTCTACCAATTTCTTCTGTGGCGGCGCTATTTGGGATTGGGTAGACCAGTCTATGTATAATTATGACCCGAAGACGGGTACTCGTTACTTGGCTTATGGCGGTGACTTCGGGGATACTCCTAATGACGGGCAGTTTGTAATGAACGGAATTGTATTCGGTGATTTGGAACCGAAACCACAATATTATGAAGTGAAGAAAGTATATCAGAATATAGATGTAAAAGCGGTGAACCTTGAAAAAGGTGTGTTCGAAGTCTTCAATAAGTATTATTTCAAGAACTTGGCGGATGATTATCAATTGGTGTGGTCATTGTACGAGGATGGAAAACCTGTGCAAACCAGTCAACCGATGGATATTAATGTAGCACCTCGTCAACGTATGCAGATCACGCTGCCTTATAACCAAACTCTTAAAAAGGATGCCGAATACTTTGTAAAAGTGCAGTTTGTCCTGAAGGACAAGATGCCTTGGGCTGCTAAGGATTTTGTGATGGCGGAAGAACAGATTCAAGTCAAAGCGGCTACCGACCGTCCGTTAATCAGCGAAGTGGCTGCTGCTACTGCTACCGGGACTTTGAAGACTCACATGAATCCGGATACAAAGAAAATCGAGATAAAGGGAGAGGCGTTTGATATGAAGTTCGATTTGCAAACCGGAAGTCTTTATAGTCTGAAATATGGCGATGAAACGATTATTGCGGATGGAAACGGACCGAAACTGGACGCGCTTCGCGCTTTTACCAACAATGATAACTGGTTCTATGCTCCCTGGTTCGAATATGGTTTGCATAACCTGAAGCATAAGCTGATAGAGTTTACTGTTCGCGATAAGGACGATAAGATGGTCTTGAGCTTTACCATAGAATCTCAGGCACCGAATGCTGCAAGTATCAAAGGTGGCACAAGTTCTGGTAAGAATAGTATTGTGGAACTGACAGACAGGGAATTTGGAAGCAACGACTTTAAGTTTATCACTAATCAAGTGTGGACAGTATATCCGGATGGTTCTGTCGAATTGCAGTCGGGCATCACTTCCAATCGTCCCACTCTGACTTTGCCCCGTCTTGGCTATGTGATGAAAGTACCTCAACAATATGCCAACTTTACTTATTATGGTCGCGGTCCGATTGATAACTATGCAGATCGTAAAAGCGGTCAGTTTATCGAACAGCATACCAATACGGTGGCGGGCGAGTTTGTGAATTTCCCGAAACCGCAGGATATGGGTAACCATGAAGATGTCCGCTGGTGTGCGTTGACCAATCAGGCAGGACAGGGAGCTAGCTTTATAGCTACCGACCGTTTATCTGTTTCGGCTCTTCAGTATTCTGCTCTTGATTTAATACTGGCTTCTCATCCTTACCAATTGCCCGAAGCGGGTGATACCTATCTGCATCTGGATTGTGCTGTTACCGGTTTGGGTGGTAACAGTTGCGGTCAGGGTGGTCCTCTCGTTCAGGACAGGGTATTTGCCGGTCAGCATAATATGGGATTCATTATTCGTCCTGTTCGTGGAAAGGACTTGGCTGCTGTTGCCAATGTTGCTCCTGCAGGAGATATTCCTTTGTCTATTACACGTACTCCTGCCGGAATAGTAGAGCTGACATCGGCTAGGAAAGATGTTGTGTTCTGTTACACGATTGACGGCAGTAAGAAAGTACAGGAATATACGGAACCTATTCCTCTTCGTAATGGCGGCACTGTGAGAGCATGGTACAAGGACAATCAGGATATCAGTGCCGTAATGAAGTTTGAAAAGATAGAAAGTATCCAGATGCAGGTAGTATATGCCAGCAGTCAGGAGTCGGGTGATGGGGATGCTGCTAACTTGGTTGACGGTGACCCAAGTACGATATGGCATACGATGTATTCTGTAACCGTTGCCAAGTATCCACACTGGGTAGATCTTGATGCGGGTGAAGTGAAGGAAATCAAAGGATTTACATATTTACCGCGTCAGAATGGAAATAACGGTAACATTAAGGATTACTCTATTCAAGTCAGCATGGATGGCAAAGAATGGGGCGAGCCTGTCAAGAAAGGAACTTTTGCCAATAATTCAAAGGAAAAGAGAGTCGTGTTTGACAAGCCGGTAAAGGCTCGTTATATTCGCTTCACTGCTTTGAGTTCGCAGAACGGACAGGACTTTGCATCCGGTGCGGAAGTGACGATTCTGGCAAATTAG
- a CDS encoding DMT family transporter translates to MDNSKNLHGHLFALTANIMWGLMAPIGKSALQEFSALSVTTFRMVGAAAAFWILSIFCKQEHVNHRDMLKIFFASLFALVFNQGVFIFGLSMTSPIDASIVTTTLPIVTMIVAAIYLKEPVTNKKVLGIFVGAMGALILIMSSQAGSNGNGSLIGDLLCLIAQISFSIYLTVFKGLTQQYSAVTINKWMFVYASMCYIPFSYYDISTIQWASISTVAIIQVLYVVLGGSFLAYLCIMTAQKLLRPTVVSMYNYMQPIVATIAAIIMGIGSFGWQKGLAIALVFLGVYIVTQSKSKADFEKAGREL, encoded by the coding sequence ATGGACAATAGCAAGAATCTGCACGGTCATCTATTTGCACTTACAGCTAACATTATGTGGGGATTGATGGCTCCTATAGGGAAATCAGCTCTCCAAGAGTTTTCCGCTCTTTCCGTTACCACTTTTCGTATGGTGGGAGCAGCAGCAGCTTTTTGGATACTTTCTATATTTTGCAAACAGGAGCATGTGAATCACCGGGATATGCTGAAAATCTTCTTCGCTTCCCTATTTGCTTTGGTGTTCAATCAGGGAGTATTTATTTTCGGGTTGTCTATGACTTCGCCTATCGACGCTTCGATTGTTACAACGACTTTACCGATTGTAACCATGATTGTAGCTGCTATTTATCTGAAAGAGCCGGTTACAAATAAAAAAGTGCTGGGGATTTTCGTCGGTGCTATGGGAGCACTTATTCTTATCATGAGCAGTCAGGCAGGAAGTAATGGCAACGGAAGCCTGATTGGTGACTTGCTTTGCCTGATTGCACAAATCAGCTTTTCTATTTACTTAACCGTATTCAAGGGGTTGACTCAGCAATATTCGGCAGTGACCATCAATAAGTGGATGTTCGTTTATGCTTCAATGTGCTATATACCGTTCTCTTATTACGATATTTCCACTATCCAGTGGGCTTCTATTTCTACTGTCGCTATCATTCAAGTGCTTTATGTAGTGCTAGGGGGAAGTTTCCTTGCCTATCTCTGCATCATGACGGCACAAAAACTGCTTCGTCCTACGGTTGTCAGCATGTATAATTATATGCAACCGATTGTGGCTACGATTGCCGCCATTATTATGGGAATCGGTAGTTTTGGCTGGCAGAAAGGACTTGCCATTGCGCTTGTATTTCTTGGGGTATATATCGTGACGCAAAGTAAGTCGAAAGCTGATTTCGAGAAAGCGGGAAGGGAGTTATAA